DNA sequence from the Amycolatopsis sp. Hca4 genome:
TGTAGCGGACGCCGGTGCCCTGCCCGACCTTCGTGCGCAGCACCCCGCGCGCTGATTCGAGGGCGGCCGCCGCGCCGGCGAAGTCCGGGACGGAGTCCAGCTTCTCGCCGAGGACCGTGTAGTACACCGTGGCGTCGTGCAGGTCGCCGGTGACCTTCGTGTCCGTGATGGTCACGTAGTCCAGCCGGGGGTCCTTGACCTCGTGCTCGATCGCGGACGCCACGATCTGCGAGATCCGCTTCGCGAGCTTGCGAGCCCGAGCCGGATCAGCCATGTCGTTCTCCTAGGGAAAATCAGTCTTCTGGGCCGAGCAGCCGACGGCGGGCGGAGAGCAGTTCGAACTCCGGCCGGCTCGCCACGTACCGCTCACACGAGTCGAGCACGTCCCGGACGTGCTCGCCACCTTCGGCCACCACGGCCACCCCGATGAGGGTGCGGCGGTGCAGGTCGGCGTGCCCGGCTTCGGCCACCGACACGGCGAAGCGCTTGCGCACCTCGGCCAGCACCGGACGGACCACGGATCGCTTCTGCTTCAGCGAATGGACGTCGCCGAGCAGGATGTCGAGCTCGAGAGCTCCGACGAACATAGGCAAATT
Encoded proteins:
- the rbfA gene encoding 30S ribosome-binding factor RbfA; the protein is MADPARARKLAKRISQIVASAIEHEVKDPRLDYVTITDTKVTGDLHDATVYYTVLGEKLDSVPDFAGAAAALESARGVLRTKVGQGTGVRYTPTLTFVADTIPEESKRIEDLLAKAREADAEVARRATGAQHAGEADPYKAPREDTEDDDEFAEEESRG
- a CDS encoding DUF503 domain-containing protein, with product MFVGALELDILLGDVHSLKQKRSVVRPVLAEVRKRFAVSVAEAGHADLHRRTLIGVAVVAEGGEHVRDVLDSCERYVASRPEFELLSARRRLLGPED